Proteins from a genomic interval of Nocardioides jishulii:
- a CDS encoding phosphoglycerate kinase: protein MSSIESLGDLRGKRVLVRSDLNVPLDGTTITDDGRIRASVPTIKALAEAGARVVVTAHLGRPKGAPDPKYSLAPVAERLGELLGQPVAFATDTVGESAEQVVRGLGDGDVALLENVRFNEGETSKDDAVRAAFADRLASFADAFVSDGFGVVHRKQASVYDVALRLPSAMGGLVKAEIDVLRRLTVDPERPYVVVLGGSKVSDKLAVIDNLLGKADKLLIGGGMVFTFLAAQGHEVGKSLLETDQLETCRTYLREAAEKGVEIVLPTDIVVDTQFPSGDTVPSPRVVPASAIPADALGLDIGPDSAAAFAAALADARTVFWNGPMGVFEVPEFAEGTRAVADALTKVQGLSVVGGGDSAAAVRALGFDESAFGHISTGGGASLEYLEGKELPGIAVLER from the coding sequence ATGAGCAGCATCGAGTCGCTCGGCGACCTGCGAGGCAAGCGCGTCCTGGTCCGTTCGGACCTGAACGTTCCTCTGGACGGCACCACCATCACGGACGACGGTCGCATCCGTGCGAGCGTCCCCACCATCAAGGCGCTGGCCGAGGCGGGTGCACGAGTCGTCGTGACCGCCCACCTCGGACGGCCCAAGGGCGCGCCGGACCCGAAGTACAGCCTCGCTCCCGTCGCCGAGCGGCTCGGTGAGCTCCTCGGTCAGCCCGTCGCCTTCGCCACCGACACGGTGGGGGAGTCGGCCGAGCAGGTCGTCCGCGGCCTCGGCGACGGCGACGTCGCCCTGCTCGAGAACGTCCGCTTCAACGAAGGGGAGACGAGCAAGGACGACGCCGTGCGCGCCGCCTTCGCCGACCGCCTCGCGAGCTTCGCCGACGCCTTCGTCTCCGACGGCTTCGGCGTGGTCCACCGCAAGCAGGCCAGCGTCTACGACGTCGCTCTGCGGCTGCCCAGCGCCATGGGTGGTCTCGTGAAGGCCGAGATCGACGTCCTGCGTCGTCTCACCGTCGACCCCGAGCGGCCGTACGTGGTCGTGCTCGGCGGCTCGAAGGTCTCGGACAAGCTCGCCGTGATCGACAACCTCCTCGGCAAGGCCGACAAGTTGTTGATCGGTGGCGGGATGGTCTTCACCTTCCTCGCTGCCCAGGGCCACGAGGTCGGCAAGAGCCTGTTGGAGACCGACCAGCTCGAGACGTGCCGCACCTACCTGCGCGAGGCCGCGGAGAAGGGCGTGGAGATCGTCCTGCCCACCGACATCGTGGTGGACACCCAGTTCCCCTCCGGCGACACCGTCCCGTCGCCGCGCGTGGTCCCGGCCTCGGCCATCCCCGCCGACGCCCTCGGTCTCGACATCGGCCCTGACTCCGCCGCTGCCTTCGCCGCGGCCCTCGCCGACGCCCGTACGGTCTTCTGGAACGGCCCCATGGGGGTCTTCGAGGTGCCGGAGTTCGCTGAGGGCACCCGTGCCGTGGCGGACGCCCTGACCAAGGTCCAGGGCCTCTCGGTGGTCGGCGGCGGTGACTCCGCGGCAGCGGTGCGCGCGCTCGGCTTCGACGAGTCGGCCTTCGGCCACATCTCGACCGGCGGCGGCGCAAGCCTCGAGTACCTCGAGGGCAAGGAACTGCCCGGCATCGCCGTCCTCGAGCGCTGA
- the whiA gene encoding DNA-binding protein WhiA, with translation MAMTAQVKAELANTQITKTCCRKAEVASLLRFAGGLHIVSGRIVVEAEVDTGAAARRLRKDIAEIYGHQSEVAMVQGNGIRKGTRYLVRVVRDGEALARQTGLLDGRGRPVRGLPPAVVSGGGCDAVAAWRGAFLAHGSLTEPGRSSALEVTCPGPEAALALVGVARRLGIQAKAREVRGVDRVVIRDGDAIGALLTRLGAQETLLAWEERRMRREVRATANRLANFDDANLRRSARAAVAAGARVERALEILAEDVPDHLKLAGALRLEHKQASLEELGQLHDPVLTKDAIAGRIRRLLAMADKRAEELGIPDTESSLTPDMLAEDA, from the coding sequence ATGGCAATGACGGCACAGGTCAAGGCGGAGCTCGCTAACACCCAGATCACCAAGACCTGTTGCCGCAAGGCCGAAGTGGCCTCCCTGCTCCGCTTCGCGGGTGGACTCCACATCGTCTCCGGACGGATCGTCGTCGAGGCCGAGGTCGACACCGGGGCTGCTGCGCGGCGCCTGCGCAAGGACATCGCCGAGATCTACGGACACCAGTCCGAGGTGGCGATGGTCCAGGGCAACGGCATCCGCAAGGGCACGCGCTACCTGGTCCGGGTCGTACGCGACGGTGAGGCGCTCGCCCGGCAGACCGGCCTCCTCGACGGGCGCGGGCGTCCGGTCCGTGGCCTGCCGCCCGCAGTCGTCTCCGGCGGCGGGTGCGACGCCGTGGCGGCGTGGCGTGGCGCCTTCCTCGCCCACGGCTCCTTGACCGAGCCGGGCCGTTCGTCGGCGCTCGAGGTCACCTGCCCGGGGCCCGAGGCGGCACTCGCGCTGGTGGGCGTGGCTCGTCGGCTGGGCATCCAGGCGAAGGCCCGTGAGGTGCGCGGGGTGGACCGGGTCGTCATCCGCGACGGGGACGCCATCGGCGCCCTGCTCACGCGGCTCGGCGCCCAGGAGACCCTGCTGGCCTGGGAGGAGCGCCGCATGCGACGCGAGGTCCGTGCGACCGCCAACCGGCTGGCCAACTTCGACGACGCCAACCTCCGTCGCTCGGCACGCGCTGCGGTCGCGGCCGGTGCGCGGGTGGAACGTGCGCTGGAGATCCTCGCCGAGGACGTCCCCGACCACCTGAAGCTCGCCGGCGCCCTGCGCCTGGAGCACAAGCAGGCGTCGTTGGAGGAGCTCGGCCAGCTGCACGACCCGGTGCTCACCAAGGACGCGATCGCCGGACGCATTCGCAGGCTCCTCGCGATGGCCGACAAGCGTGCCGAGGAGCTGGGCATCCCTGACACCGAGTCGTCGCTCACACCCGACATGCTGGCTGAGGACGCCTGA
- the gap gene encoding type I glyceraldehyde-3-phosphate dehydrogenase: protein MTVRVGINGFGRIGRNFFRAVRASGADIEIVGVNDLTDNQALAHLLKYDSILGRLDADVSATDTHIIVGEQKIAAFAERNPADLKWGELGVDVVVESTGFFTDATKAKAHIDAGAKKVIISAPASNEDITIVMGVNHELYEADKHHIISNASCTTNCLGPMAKALNDALGIEKGLMTTVHAYTADQNLQDNIHKDPRRARAAALNIVPTSTGAAKAIGLVLPELKGKLDGYALRVPTPTGSLTDLSFEASRETTVEEVNEIIKNAADGKILKYSTDPIVSTDITTDPASCIFDAPLTKVIGNQVKVAGWYDNEWGYSNRLVDLIDYVGTSL from the coding sequence GTGACTGTCCGTGTTGGAATCAACGGCTTCGGCCGCATTGGCCGCAACTTCTTCCGTGCCGTACGGGCATCGGGAGCCGACATCGAGATCGTCGGTGTCAACGACCTGACTGACAACCAAGCCCTCGCGCACCTGCTCAAGTACGACTCCATCCTGGGCCGACTCGACGCGGACGTGTCGGCGACCGACACGCACATCATCGTCGGTGAGCAGAAGATCGCCGCGTTCGCCGAGCGCAACCCCGCCGACCTCAAGTGGGGCGAGCTGGGCGTCGACGTCGTCGTCGAGTCCACCGGCTTCTTCACCGACGCCACGAAGGCGAAGGCGCACATCGACGCCGGCGCCAAGAAGGTCATCATCTCCGCCCCCGCCTCCAACGAGGACATCACCATCGTGATGGGCGTGAACCACGAGCTGTACGAGGCCGACAAGCACCACATCATCTCCAACGCCTCCTGCACCACCAACTGCCTCGGCCCGATGGCGAAGGCGCTCAACGACGCCCTCGGCATCGAGAAGGGCCTGATGACGACGGTGCACGCCTACACCGCCGACCAGAACCTGCAGGACAACATCCACAAGGACCCGCGCCGCGCCCGCGCCGCCGCCCTCAACATCGTCCCGACCTCGACGGGTGCCGCCAAGGCCATCGGCCTGGTCCTCCCCGAGCTCAAGGGCAAGCTCGACGGCTACGCGCTCCGCGTCCCGACCCCGACCGGCTCGCTCACCGACCTCTCCTTCGAGGCCTCGCGCGAGACCACCGTCGAGGAGGTCAACGAGATCATCAAGAACGCCGCCGACGGCAAGATCCTGAAGTACTCGACGGACCCGATCGTGTCCACCGACATCACCACCGACCCGGCGTCCTGCATCTTCGACGCTCCGCTGACCAAGGTCATCGGCAACCAGGTCAAGGTGGCCGGCTGGTACGACAACGAGTGGGGCTACTCGAACCGCCTCGTCGACCTGATCGACTACGTCGGCACCTCGCTCTGA
- the secG gene encoding preprotein translocase subunit SecG has product MLLVLTSLILIMLVLLHKGRGGGLSDMFGGGVSSSLGGSSVAEKNLDRFTVAMGVLWFATVIGLGLLTAYS; this is encoded by the coding sequence GTGCTGCTCGTTCTCACGAGCCTGATCCTGATCATGCTGGTGCTGCTCCACAAGGGACGCGGCGGCGGTCTGTCGGACATGTTCGGTGGCGGTGTGTCGAGCTCCCTCGGGGGATCGTCCGTCGCCGAGAAGAACCTGGACCGGTTCACGGTCGCCATGGGCGTGCTCTGGTTCGCCACCGTCATCGGTCTGGGGCTGCTGACGGCGTACAGCTGA
- the tpiA gene encoding triose-phosphate isomerase: MASRTPLMAGNWKMNLNHQEAVVLVQKLAWTLDDKKHDYTKAEVVVVPPFTDLRSVQTLVDGDRLKITYGAQDVSVHDAGAYTGEVSAPMLAKLGCSYVVVGHSERREYHAETDAVVNAKAHKAVEHGMVPIVCVGEGLEVRKSGEQVPYTLAQVEGSIAGFTAEQVADLVVAYEPVWAIGTGEVATPEDAQEVCGAIRARIRELHGDAAADGVRVLYGGSVKASNVAGIMEKPDVDGALVGGASLHADEFGGICRFYDLPVL, translated from the coding sequence ATGGCTTCGCGCACGCCCCTGATGGCCGGCAACTGGAAGATGAACCTGAACCACCAGGAAGCGGTGGTCCTGGTCCAGAAGCTCGCCTGGACGCTCGACGACAAGAAGCACGACTACACCAAGGCCGAGGTCGTGGTGGTTCCGCCCTTCACCGACCTCCGCTCGGTGCAGACGCTCGTCGACGGCGACCGCCTCAAGATCACCTACGGCGCGCAGGACGTCTCCGTCCACGACGCCGGCGCCTACACCGGCGAGGTCTCCGCGCCGATGCTGGCCAAGCTCGGCTGCTCCTACGTCGTGGTGGGCCACTCCGAGCGCCGCGAGTACCACGCAGAGACCGACGCCGTGGTCAACGCCAAGGCGCACAAGGCTGTCGAGCACGGCATGGTCCCCATCGTCTGCGTGGGTGAGGGCCTCGAGGTCCGCAAGTCCGGCGAGCAGGTCCCTTACACGCTGGCCCAGGTGGAAGGATCGATCGCCGGCTTCACTGCCGAGCAGGTGGCCGACCTCGTCGTGGCCTATGAGCCGGTGTGGGCCATCGGCACCGGCGAGGTGGCCACCCCCGAGGACGCCCAGGAGGTGTGTGGCGCGATCCGCGCCCGCATCCGCGAGCTCCACGGCGACGCGGCCGCCGACGGTGTCCGGGTCCTCTACGGCGGGTCCGTCAAGGCCTCCAACGTCGCTGGCATCATGGAGAAGCCCGACGTGGACGGCGCCCTGGTCGGTGGAGCGAGCCTCCATGCCGACGAATTTGGGGGAATCTGTCGCTTCTACGACCTGCCGGTGCTTTGA